One part of the Vitis riparia cultivar Riparia Gloire de Montpellier isolate 1030 chromosome 6, EGFV_Vit.rip_1.0, whole genome shotgun sequence genome encodes these proteins:
- the LOC117916804 gene encoding methylsterol monooxygenase 2-2-like, producing MASIIESGWLYLVTHFSDFQLASLGSFFIHESVFFLSGLPFIFLERAGWLGKYKIQRKMNSSAAQERCIMRLILYHFGVNLPVMIFSYPLFRYMGMQSSLPLPSWKVVLMQIIFYFILEDFVFYWGHRVLHTKWLYKHVHSVHHEYATPFGLTSEYAHPAEILFLGFATIVGPAITGPHLMTLWLWMVLRVLETVEAHCGYHFPWSLSNFLPLYGGADFHDYHHRLLYTKSGNYSSTFVYMDWIFGTDKGYRRLKALKSNEVEVEAGSKQI from the exons ATGGCGTCCATCATTGAATCTGGTTGGCTG TATCTGGTTACACATTTCAGTGACTTTCAACTGGCAAGTCTTGGAAGTTTCTTTATTCATGAAAGTGTCTTTTTCTTATCTGGACTTCCTTTTATATTCCTTGAAAGGGCAGGATGGCTGGGCAAGTACAAGATTCAG AGAAAAATGAATAGCTCTGCAGCTCAAGAAAGATGTATTATGCGCCTCATTTTGTATCATTTTGGTGTCAATCTACCGGTTATGATATTTTCCTACCCCCTCTTCAGATATATGGGCATGCAAAGTAGTCTCCCATTGCCGTCCTG GAAAGTTGttttaatgcaaataatatTCTACTTCATCCTTGaggattttgttttctattggGGACATAGAGTTTTACATACAAAATGGTTGTACAAGCATGTGCACTCTGTTCATCACGA ATATGCAACACCATTTGGACTGACTTCTGAGTATGCTCACCCTGCTGAGATATTGTTCCTTGGCTTTGCTACTATTGTTGGCCCTGCCATCACTGGGCCTCATCTGATGACTCTGTGGTTATGGATGGTATTAAGAGTCTTGGAGACTGTTGAGGCACACTGTGGTTACCATTTCCCATGGAGCCTCTCAAATTTCTTGCCTTTGTACGGGGG tgcTGATTTTCATGACTACCATCACCGTTTGCTTTATACCAAGTCTGGCAACTATTCATCCACATTTGTTTACATGGACTG GATATTCGGCACTGATAAGGGTTACAGAAGATTGAAGGCATTGAAGAGTAATGAAGTTGAAGTTGAAGCTGGAAGCAAGCAAATCTGA
- the LOC117916603 gene encoding probable protein phosphatase 2C 24 gives MAEICCGVVSDGETSTQCEPSSRVARRRRMELRRFKFVAGVAPSETENGQKRRKLEAAYPYAEACSWKCANTFENCASEVEGSCLQSEHGGSDKEHPQTSFQADLQMENEYPKFGIASVCGRRRDMEDAVAVHPSFLRQHHQTTNGSHYFGVYDGHGCSHVAMNCRDRMHELVREELENKDTCTESGWKNAMERSFSRMDKEVNARNIGASGAVCRCELQTPECDAVGSTAVVAVVTPEKIVVANCGDSRAVLCRNGKAIPLSSDHKPDRPDELQRIQSAGGRVIFWDGPRVLGVLAMSRAIGDNYLKPFVSCEPEVTITERSAEDECLILASDGLWDVVSNETACGVARMCLKGKVPEGVEGAENEGEGEAWDKACSDASMLLTKLALARHTADNVSVVVVDLRKDT, from the exons ATGGCGGAGATCTGCTGTGGGGTTGTGAGCGATGGGGAGACGTCCACTCAGTGCGAGCCGAGTTCGCGAGTGGCGAGGCGACGGAGAATGGAGCTCCGGCGTTTCAAGTTCGTTGCCGGTGTGGCCCCTTCAGAGACCGAGAACGGGCAGAAGCGGCGGAAGCTGGAGGCGGCTTATCCTTACGCCGAGGCCTGCTCGTGGAAGTGCGCCAACACCTTTGAAAACTGCGCTTCTGAAGTAGAGGGCAGTTGTTTGCAGTCGGAACATGGAGGCTCCGACAAGGAGCATCCTCAGACGAGTTTTCAGGCGGATCTCCAGATGGAGAATGAGTATCCGAAGTTCGGCATAGCATCGGTATGTGGGAGGAGAAGAGACATGGAAGACGCCGTCGCCGTGCACCCTTCCTTCCTCCGGCAACACCACCAAACCACGAATGGCTCGCACTACTTCGGAGTTTATGATGGTCACGGCTGTTCGCAT GTAGCGATGAACTGCAGAGATCGAATGCATGAACTGGTGAGAGAAGAGCTAGAGAACAAGGACACGTGTACGGAGTCAGGTTGGAAGAATGCGATGGAGCGAAGCTTCAGTCGCATGGACAAGGAAGTGAATGCACGGAATATAGGAGCATCAGGAGCCGTTTGCAGGTGCGAGCTTCAAACACCTGAGTGCGATGCCGTAGGATCCACAGCCGTAGTCGCAGTAGTCACACCGGAGAAGATCGTCGTCGCCAACTGCGGCGACTCCCGCGCAGTTCTCTGCCGTAACGGCAAGGCGATCCCTCTCTCCTCCGATCACAAG CCGGACCGCCCCGACGAACTTCAGAGGATCCAGTCGGCCGGCGGGCGTGTCATATTCTGGGACGGACCTAGGGTTCTGGGAGTCCTCGCCATGTCAAGAGCCATAG GCGATAACTACTTAAAGCCCTTCGTGAGCTGCGAGCCGGAGGTGACGATCACGGAACGATCGGCGGAGGACGAGTGTCTGATACTGGCGAGCGACGGTCTGTGGGACGTGGTGTCGAACGAGACAGCGTGCGGCGTGGCGCGAATGTGCCTGAAGGGGAAGGTACCGGAGGGTGTGGAAGGGGCGGAGAATGAGGGGGAAGGGGAGGCTTGGGACAAGGCGTGCTCCGACGCCTCCATGCTGCTGACAAAGCTGGCCTTGGCTAGGCACACCGCGGACAACGTGAGCGTGGTGGTGGTGGATCTTAGGAAGGACACGTAG